In Bradyrhizobium sp. WD16, the genomic stretch CACAACCACCCGTCCGGCGACCCGACGCCGTCGTCCGCCGACGTCCAGATGACCAGGCAGATCGCCGACGTCGCCGCCCCCCTCGGCATCACCATTCACGACCACATCATCGTCGGCAGGAACGGCCACAGCAGCCTCAAAGCGCTGAAGCTGATCTAGTGTCCCGTCTCCGAATTACCGCTTCGTTTGCCTCAGACTGCGACGGCAGAAATTCGTTCTCGTAGAGCGGGGGGTGTTCGGCGGTCTTCGGCGTTCTCATCGGCAGGTTGCTCTTGGACTACGTCATTCCCGAATTTCGAGAGTTTCTCCACACCGACCGTCGCTGGACGGCAGGAGCCGACCCTTCAATGCCCTTCCTTTCTGGCCAGCCATACGACAATCCGCGACCCATAGCCGACCGTCGCACGGTCAAGCGGCAAGGTCAGAATCAGGTGGGGAAGCGGTCGTTACTTGAAAAAAGCGACGGCGTCGGACTTCTGTGGCGCCCGCTTGACGACCAGTGAACTTTGCTCCGTTCGTTAGTCTCCGCTCGGACGGCGAAAAATAGTATCGGACGGCGTCACAAGTTGATCTGTTGAATCGTCAATAGGCCATGGGCAATGCGCCATATGGGGAAATGTCGCCGATGACACCCAACACAAAGCGACCTTCCGGGCCGTACAAGCAGACAGGTGTGTCCGGGAACCCGACGCCGACACATGTCGACATATTCGAGCACGCGCGACCACGGCTGCTCGGCGTCGCCTACCGAATCCTCGGTTCGCGTGCTGAGGCCGAAGATGCGGTTCAAGACACCTTCCTTCGCTGGCAGGAGACCGACATCGCGACCATCGGATCGCCGGGTGCCTGGCTCACCACCACCTGCACGCGTCGCGCCATCGACATGCTTCGCGCCGCCTACCGCAGCCGCGTGGACTATGTCGGCAACTGGCTGCCAGAGCCGGTCCACACTTTCATTGACAGCGAGGCGGAGGCGCAAATGGAGCTTTCATCCTCTCTCTCGACTGCCTTCCTGCTGATGCTGGAGCGGCTGACGCCGAAGGAAAGGGCAGCCTACCTGCTCTACGAGACATTCGAGATGCCCTATGCCGACGTCGCAGCGTCGCAGGATATGAGCGAGCCGGCGTGCCGCAAGCTCGTGTCGCGCGCCAAGGCGCGTATCGGTGACGACCAGGTGAGATACCAGCCGCCGCGAGAAAGACAGGAGGAACTGCTGGCGGCCTTCGAGGATGCCATTCGCACGGGGCGGTCCGGCGACTTCGCCGCGATGCTGGCCGGCGATGTGCGCCTGACCGCCGACGGCGGCGGCAAGGTGGCGGCGGCGTCCGGTGTCATAGAAGGAGAATCCGTGCTGGCATTCCTGAAGGAGCGGCTGAGCGAATGGTGGGCAGCCTACGAATGGAGCATCACCGAGCTCAACGGCGCCCGTGGGCTGATCCTGAAGCAGGAGGGCAAGATTGTTGCAACGGTCTCGTTCGCCTTCGACCGTTCAGATCGCGTTACCGACATCTTCATCGTGCGCAACCCCGACAAGCTCGCTGGCTTGAGCGATACGTCAATTCACTGACCGATCGGGTCGCTTCAATCGCCAGCCAATGCGGACTCGGCGCGGGCGGACGCTCACGCCAGGTCTTTTTCAAAGTGGCGCCCCTCGCCAGGCGCCACGACATGCCGTCAGAGATTTCGTTCCCGCGCGTCACAAACACCTCCCCTCGAACGTCACAAAGGCATGGGCATCGAGCCCGCCAATGGCGGCCACAGGCCGCGCAGTTCGAGGAGAACATCATGAGTAAAAGCGCACTCTTCATCAGGCACAAGACAAAACCCGGAAAGCGCGACGAGGTCAGACAGGTCTGGGAAAAATACGCACGCGACTATGTCGCCGGCAGTAGCGGCCAGCTCTCCTATTACTACTGTTATGACGACAACGATCCTGATGCGATCGTCGTCTTTCAGCTTGCCGCCGATCAGGCCAGTGGCCAGCAATTCGTGAAGCAGCCCTGGTTCGCCGACTACGAGCGGGAAACGGCCGCTCTGCTCGCCGGTCCTTCTGAGTTCCGCGCGGCAACGCCGTGCTGGCTGAAAGGCGCCGCCACCTAGCTGATCGACAAGGATCCGGCGGATGGATCCGCCATCCGCCGATTTTCCAATGAAGATGCGCGCTTTCTTCACCCCCGACAAACTCAAACCGCAGCATCGCTGCTTGAGGTTTCACATGAGCACTATTGAGATTGGCGCGCGCGAGACTCACCCTGGGTGGGCTGCGCTCCTCGGCGGCAGGAATGCCGTCTACTCCGTCATTCTGGCGGGCGGCGTCACGCTACACGCCCTCAACATCTACATCGTGACCACGATAATGCCGTCCATCGTCGGAGACATCGGCGGGCTCGAATACTATGCCTGGAGCACGACACTGTTTGTCGTGGCCTCAATCCTCGGTGCCGCGCTGTCGTCGCGCCTGCTTGACCGCGTGGGTCCGGGACGCGCTTACGCATCCGCCACTGCCTTGTTCGCGGCAGGCGCCGTGATCTGCGCGGCGGCGCCGGCGTTTCCGATGCTTCTTGCCGGACGTTTCGTGCAAGGTCTTGGCGGCGGACTTCTCTTAACCCTGGCTTACGCTGTCGTCCGCCTCGTCTATCCCGCAGCCCTGTGGTCGCACGCCATCGGCCTGATCTCGGCAATGTGGGGGGTGTCGACATTGGTTGGTCCTGCCGTCGGCGGCGTGTTTGCCGAATTGGGCATCTGGCGGGCGGCGTTCTGGTCTCTGGTTCCGCTCTCGGTGATCTTCGGAACGATCGCGATCGCCGTTCTTCCAAGGGGAAGCCGCGACAAGGCTGAGGGGCCCTCGCCGCTGCCGCTCCCGCAACTAGCCCTGCTGACCGCCTCCGTGGTTGCGGTCTCCGCGGGGGGCGTCAGCCTCAATCCCTTATGGAACGGAGCAGGATTGGTGCTTGCCGGACTAATGGCGGCGCTCCTTCTGCGGGCCGAACTGAACGGGCGCGCCCGCCTGTTGCCGAAGGGGGCGCTCGATACCGGCGGACGACTCGTTGCGCTTTACGCGACGATCGCCCTCCTGGTGGCGGGGATGCAGACCGACATTTTCGTCCCCTATTTCCTCCAGGTACTCCACGGTCAGTCGCCTTTAATCGCCGGCT encodes the following:
- a CDS encoding putative quinol monooxygenase gives rise to the protein MSKSALFIRHKTKPGKRDEVRQVWEKYARDYVAGSSGQLSYYYCYDDNDPDAIVVFQLAADQASGQQFVKQPWFADYERETAALLAGPSEFRAATPCWLKGAAT
- the sigJ gene encoding RNA polymerase sigma factor SigJ, which gives rise to MGNAPYGEMSPMTPNTKRPSGPYKQTGVSGNPTPTHVDIFEHARPRLLGVAYRILGSRAEAEDAVQDTFLRWQETDIATIGSPGAWLTTTCTRRAIDMLRAAYRSRVDYVGNWLPEPVHTFIDSEAEAQMELSSSLSTAFLLMLERLTPKERAAYLLYETFEMPYADVAASQDMSEPACRKLVSRAKARIGDDQVRYQPPRERQEELLAAFEDAIRTGRSGDFAAMLAGDVRLTADGGGKVAAASGVIEGESVLAFLKERLSEWWAAYEWSITELNGARGLILKQEGKIVATVSFAFDRSDRVTDIFIVRNPDKLAGLSDTSIH
- a CDS encoding MFS transporter is translated as MDPPSADFPMKMRAFFTPDKLKPQHRCLRFHMSTIEIGARETHPGWAALLGGRNAVYSVILAGGVTLHALNIYIVTTIMPSIVGDIGGLEYYAWSTTLFVVASILGAALSSRLLDRVGPGRAYASATALFAAGAVICAAAPAFPMLLAGRFVQGLGGGLLLTLAYAVVRLVYPAALWSHAIGLISAMWGVSTLVGPAVGGVFAELGIWRAAFWSLVPLSVIFGTIAIAVLPRGSRDKAEGPSPLPLPQLALLTASVVAVSAGGVSLNPLWNGAGLVLAGLMAALLLRAELNGRARLLPKGALDTGGRLVALYATIALLVAGMQTDIFVPYFLQVLHGQSPLIAGYLAALMAMGWTLGSMLSAGRSGEAGIRAIRTGPGFVLAGLVVLLFFVPVAGGVGLQLVPICAGLLLAGLGIGVTWPHLVTNVFKESPVSEQGLAAGSITTVQLCATAFSAAAAGMVANLGGLSDPGGAEGASGAARLLFGVFLVAPALSLVSVRRLAGRRNPETAAEAAVVANISRCGPSTSPIAD